In one Bosea sp. RAC05 genomic region, the following are encoded:
- a CDS encoding YARHG domain-containing protein, with amino-acid sequence MRALTMGLAVLGPLLVMTAMPLPARAESCDDLWYARNEIYKAQGYCFRTRRGIEAFGNAGCRYDNADEVPLSAAQRRTIADIQREERARRCPR; translated from the coding sequence ATGCGCGCGCTGACGATGGGACTGGCGGTGCTCGGGCCGCTGCTTGTGATGACGGCCATGCCGCTCCCCGCCCGGGCCGAGAGCTGCGACGACCTCTGGTATGCGCGCAACGAGATCTACAAGGCGCAGGGCTACTGCTTCCGCACGCGCCGCGGCATCGAGGCTTTCGGCAATGCGGGCTGCCGCTACGACAATGCCGACGAGGTGCCGCTCTCGGCCGCGCAGCGCCGCACCATCGCCGACATCCAGCGCGAGGAACGGGCGCGGCGCTGCCCGCGC
- a CDS encoding ceramidase domain-containing protein produces the protein MRAYGYCERIGGQVWDEPWNAVTNGAFLLAAFAAYRLWRRAGGHDRPLLMLILLVGAIGIGSFLFHTAPQPWTLAADVVPIQLFAFSYFALALVRFVGLGPAATALGTGAFFVFALSLGWGAASFLPPGLWGSAGYAAFLLGLGGMAGVLWRRDGSRETARIIALAGLVFALSLTFRTLDGPLCDNLPLGTHWLWHLLNALVLYGLLVAAIRHGGGVGGAGSRRAPTAIR, from the coding sequence ATGCGGGCCTATGGGTACTGCGAACGGATCGGCGGCCAGGTCTGGGACGAGCCCTGGAACGCCGTCACCAACGGGGCCTTCCTGCTCGCCGCCTTCGCGGCCTACCGCCTCTGGCGGCGGGCCGGCGGACACGACCGTCCGCTGCTCATGCTGATCCTGCTCGTCGGCGCGATCGGGATCGGCTCCTTCCTGTTCCACACCGCGCCGCAGCCCTGGACGCTGGCCGCCGACGTCGTGCCGATCCAGCTCTTCGCCTTCTCCTATTTCGCCCTGGCGCTGGTCCGCTTCGTCGGTCTCGGGCCGGCCGCGACCGCGCTCGGGACCGGGGCCTTCTTCGTTTTCGCACTGTCCCTGGGCTGGGGAGCGGCCTCATTCCTTCCGCCGGGGCTGTGGGGCTCCGCCGGCTACGCGGCCTTCCTGCTCGGGCTGGGCGGCATGGCCGGCGTCCTGTGGCGTCGCGACGGCAGCCGGGAGACGGCCCGGATCATCGCGCTCGCGGGTCTCGTCTTCGCCCTTTCCCTGACCTTCCGGACTCTCGACGGCCCGCTCTGCGACAACCTCCCGCTCGGAACGCACTGGCTCTGGCATCTGCTGAACGCGCTGGTGCTGTATGGGCTGCTCGTCGCGGCGATCCGGCATGGAGGGGGCGTCGGCGGCGCGGGTAGCCGGCGCGCGCCGACGGCGATACGGTGA